One Caldalkalibacillus uzonensis DNA segment encodes these proteins:
- a CDS encoding OmpA/MotB family protein produces MRKRKSYFEEEQEPASFWPSFTDMMSTIVLVMLFVALVAFVQSIFDAYAQREIKREMAQVAAVKKHIADLIQEELEERVGEDKIIRGPNNTISIEGDILFETGEAEISEQGKAILRPLSIAFQRIIELEEVSQYLYIILIEGHTDTVPYDNWTLSTQRAVAVVQYLFEVNPVLARDEYAQYFAATGYSEFKPIAEGNDPKSLQQNRRISFQIIVDDEKWQQKMYQLLEGELQAVD; encoded by the coding sequence ATGAGGAAACGAAAGAGTTATTTTGAAGAGGAGCAGGAACCTGCCTCCTTCTGGCCTTCATTTACGGATATGATGTCCACGATTGTGCTGGTTATGCTCTTTGTGGCCCTGGTTGCATTTGTGCAAAGTATTTTCGATGCTTATGCCCAGCGGGAGATCAAAAGGGAGATGGCTCAGGTTGCTGCGGTCAAAAAACATATTGCCGATCTTATCCAGGAAGAACTGGAAGAAAGGGTGGGGGAGGATAAGATTATCCGCGGTCCGAATAACACGATTTCTATTGAAGGTGACATTTTATTTGAAACAGGTGAAGCGGAAATCAGTGAGCAAGGCAAAGCTATTTTGCGTCCGTTGTCTATTGCCTTTCAAAGAATTATTGAACTGGAAGAGGTAAGCCAATACCTGTATATTATCTTAATCGAAGGACACACGGATACAGTCCCTTATGACAACTGGACACTCTCCACGCAACGGGCGGTTGCCGTGGTTCAATATTTATTTGAAGTGAATCCCGTTTTGGCCCGTGATGAGTATGCACAATATTTTGCGGCTACCGGTTACTCGGAGTTTAAGCCCATTGCTGAAGGAAACGACCCCAAATCCTTGCAACAAAACCGGCGTATCTCCTTTCAAATTATTGTCGATGATGAAAAATGGCAGCAAAAAATGTACCAGCTGTTAGAGGGAGAACTGCAAGCGGTGGATTAA
- a CDS encoding Fur family transcriptional regulator, with product MSQQLDGSTVELLSAHNIRVTPQRVAIFEALKKMKHPTAEQIMNQLRPDYPNMSMATVYNTLRYFKQTGLVRDIHCGEDCTRFEVSKESHNHLICETCGCIEDMDLDLFINFGAIAERFGFKLDAVNIELYGQCRSCREKREE from the coding sequence ATGTCCCAGCAGTTGGATGGCTCCACAGTAGAACTGTTAAGCGCTCACAATATACGCGTGACTCCCCAACGTGTGGCCATTTTTGAAGCCCTGAAAAAAATGAAGCATCCCACAGCTGAGCAAATCATGAATCAGCTGCGGCCAGATTACCCTAATATGAGCATGGCCACAGTATATAATACACTGCGCTATTTTAAACAGACCGGACTTGTACGGGACATTCACTGTGGTGAAGATTGCACACGGTTTGAAGTATCTAAAGAGAGTCACAATCATCTCATCTGTGAAACATGTGGTTGCATTGAAGATATGGACCTGGACTTGTTTATTAACTTTGGTGCCATTGCCGAGCGTTTTGGCTTTAAGTTGGATGCAGTCAATATCGAACTATATGGCCAATGCCGGTCATGCCGGGAAAAGAGAGAAGAATAA
- a CDS encoding glycine/sarcosine/betaine reductase selenoprotein B family protein, producing the protein MQITKKAIPYTPNTKPLHELNIMIVSTAGVHHKDQEPFNTDPTVGDATFRIIPGDVNSAELTVTHAAPKEHYNTDAPKEDINCVFPIDRLRELAADGDIKGLAEKHITMMGYSMRLKKINEETIPAVVKEVVRSQADAVLLTAG; encoded by the coding sequence ATGCAAATCACCAAAAAAGCGATACCTTACACGCCTAATACGAAGCCGTTGCATGAGCTGAACATTATGATTGTCTCAACAGCCGGAGTTCACCATAAAGATCAGGAGCCATTTAACACGGATCCAACTGTCGGAGATGCCACTTTCCGCATCATCCCGGGTGACGTTAATTCTGCTGAGCTGACCGTAACACATGCAGCGCCAAAGGAACATTACAATACGGATGCACCCAAGGAAGATATTAACTGCGTTTTCCCCATTGACCGACTCCGTGAACTGGCTGCAGATGGAGATATTAAGGGGTTGGCCGAAAAACATATCACGATGATGGGTTACTCTATGAGACTAAAGAAAATCAATGAAGAAACAATTCCAGCCGTCGTCAAGGAAGTGGTTCGTTCCCAAGCTGACGCTGTTCTGCTTACAGCTGGATGA
- a CDS encoding aminotransferase-like domain-containing protein, whose amino-acid sequence MAVSDWKPDRHSPIPLHKQIEEHLKEKIMRGEWTVGTKIPSQRALAKAFGVNRSTVVTALDELAAQGLLKGNSGGGTRVVNHTWNLLASTPPPDWGTYVKSGMHQPNLPTIQEINQAEYDPHIIRLGTGELAPDLLPAEHMQAIFQHLPKRTISLGYEQPKGDLFLREQLVKHLREIGIDTSPSSILIVSGGLQALQLISIGLLHRGSTVLLEKPSYLYSVRVFQSAGMKLLGVPLDKEGIQPAIVSRYKRQYHGALLYTIPSFHNPTGTLMTDLRRRELLKICTQERLPVIEDDVYRDLWLDAPPPPPLKACDQNGLVLYMGSMSKTLSPGLRIGWVVGPEPVIDRLADIKMQTDYGSSSLSQWAVAEWLASGLYAQHIQYVRKQLKLRREIALQALETHFREIAQWSKPQGGFYIWLKINVPVSIRDLFERALAEGILLNPGHLYDRQSTQYLRLSYAYAPLQDLEDSLARLADLIKSSRQDRI is encoded by the coding sequence ATGGCTGTGTCAGATTGGAAACCGGATCGCCATTCTCCCATTCCTTTACACAAACAAATTGAGGAACATCTCAAAGAAAAGATTATGCGCGGGGAATGGACAGTTGGTACCAAAATACCGTCCCAACGGGCCCTGGCCAAAGCATTCGGAGTGAACCGCAGCACGGTCGTAACCGCACTGGATGAGCTTGCTGCCCAAGGTCTGCTGAAAGGGAACAGCGGGGGCGGAACCAGGGTGGTTAATCATACTTGGAATCTTTTGGCGTCCACCCCTCCTCCCGATTGGGGCACCTATGTTAAGTCAGGAATGCACCAACCCAATCTGCCGACCATTCAGGAGATTAATCAAGCGGAATATGACCCACACATCATCCGCCTGGGGACAGGTGAGCTGGCCCCCGACCTCTTGCCGGCTGAACATATGCAAGCCATTTTTCAGCATCTTCCCAAACGGACGATTTCCTTAGGCTATGAACAGCCGAAAGGAGATCTGTTTTTACGAGAGCAGCTTGTGAAGCATTTGAGAGAGATCGGGATTGACACTTCTCCCTCCTCAATTCTGATCGTCTCAGGTGGCTTGCAAGCTTTACAATTAATTTCCATCGGTCTCTTGCACCGGGGATCAACGGTTTTATTGGAAAAACCATCTTACTTGTACTCCGTCCGTGTGTTTCAATCAGCAGGAATGAAACTGCTGGGGGTTCCCTTAGACAAAGAAGGTATACAACCCGCAATCGTGTCAAGGTACAAACGGCAGTATCATGGTGCGTTGCTATACACCATTCCTTCCTTTCACAATCCAACCGGCACTTTAATGACAGACTTGCGCCGCCGTGAATTGCTGAAAATATGTACACAGGAGCGCCTGCCTGTCATTGAGGATGATGTCTACCGGGATCTGTGGCTGGATGCTCCGCCTCCCCCACCCCTGAAAGCTTGCGATCAAAACGGCCTTGTGCTGTACATGGGCAGCATGTCCAAAACGTTAAGCCCCGGGTTAAGGATTGGCTGGGTGGTAGGCCCTGAACCGGTGATTGACCGTTTGGCGGATATTAAGATGCAAACAGACTACGGCTCCAGCTCTCTGTCTCAATGGGCTGTTGCAGAATGGCTGGCCAGCGGCTTGTACGCCCAACATATCCAGTATGTCAGAAAGCAGCTGAAGCTGCGCAGAGAGATTGCTCTTCAAGCGTTAGAAACACACTTTCGGGAGATCGCCCAATGGAGCAAGCCACAGGGTGGATTCTATATATGGCTGAAAATCAACGTGCCCGTCTCCATACGGGATCTGTTTGAACGGGCACTGGCAGAAGGAATACTGCTCAATCCGGGTCATCTCTACGACCGCCAATCTACTCAGTATCTACGTCTTTCTTATGCGTATGCCCCATTACAGGATCTTGAGGATAGTCTGGCCAGGCTGGCTGATTTAATTAAAAGTTCTCGCCAAGACCGGATTTGA
- a CDS encoding LysE/ArgO family amino acid transporter yields the protein MIEAIIHGIVLAFGLILPLGVQNVFIFNQGATQPTLFRAFPAVLTASVCDTLLILLAVLGVSLIVLTLTWLKTMVFGIGFLFLIYMGWVIWKGKPASVNHTEARPLSAKKQIVFAASVSLLNPHAIMDTVGVIGTNSLTYAGDDRWAFTLATMIVSWLWFWGLAIAGRAVGRLDDSGRVMQAMNRLSALVIWGVALYMGWTLIF from the coding sequence GTGATTGAAGCCATTATACACGGTATTGTTCTTGCTTTTGGACTGATTTTACCTTTAGGGGTGCAAAATGTGTTTATATTTAACCAGGGAGCCACCCAGCCAACTTTATTTCGGGCTTTTCCCGCCGTGTTAACCGCCTCAGTTTGCGACACGTTGTTAATCTTGCTGGCTGTGCTGGGGGTCTCTCTTATTGTACTCACGCTGACCTGGCTTAAAACGATGGTGTTTGGCATTGGCTTTTTATTCTTAATCTACATGGGCTGGGTGATTTGGAAAGGTAAGCCAGCGTCTGTAAACCACACAGAAGCCCGGCCCTTATCAGCGAAAAAACAAATTGTGTTTGCTGCTTCTGTGTCATTGCTCAATCCCCATGCCATCATGGACACTGTTGGGGTGATCGGTACCAACTCCCTCACTTATGCCGGGGATGACCGCTGGGCTTTTACCCTGGCCACCATGATCGTCTCCTGGCTGTGGTTTTGGGGATTGGCCATCGCTGGACGGGCTGTGGGCAGGCTGGATGATTCCGGCAGGGTGATGCAAGCCATGAACAGATTATCTGCGCTTGTGATTTGGGGAGTCGCCCTGTATATGGGGTGGACATTGATTTTTTAA
- a CDS encoding acyl-CoA thioesterase, translated as MFETKITPRVSETDGVGHINNTFIPTWLEAGRHELFKIFTPDLSFENWRMVIVNTNVDYINQIYFGQDVAVKTWIKKIGNTSIVLYEEIHQAGQVCVKATATYVNFNLKTQKPEPIPEDIRIQLKQHMLPESM; from the coding sequence ATGTTTGAGACAAAAATAACACCCAGGGTTTCCGAAACAGATGGGGTTGGGCACATTAATAACACGTTTATTCCCACCTGGCTGGAAGCAGGAAGACATGAGCTGTTTAAGATTTTTACGCCCGATCTGTCTTTCGAAAATTGGAGGATGGTCATTGTCAATACCAATGTAGATTACATAAACCAGATTTATTTTGGCCAGGATGTTGCGGTTAAAACATGGATTAAAAAAATCGGTAACACAAGCATTGTCTTATACGAGGAAATCCATCAGGCGGGCCAGGTTTGTGTCAAGGCAACGGCAACTTATGTTAATTTCAATCTGAAAACCCAGAAACCTGAGCCAATTCCCGAGGATATTCGTATCCAATTGAAACAACACATGCTTCCTGAGTCAATGTAG
- a CDS encoding MBL fold metallo-hydrolase, which yields MIITKLNWAGVLVQVNETTILIDPLGDTVQNQGKPLVAQFGAPQEDIIPLTSLPRPDAILITHAHSDHFSPKTLLDTFGAEVPVFMPHDSLAMAGKAGFTKLKGLSVGETAAVGSVTVSATYSIDGFGSPQVAWIVEGEGKKIIHCGDTLWHGYWLNIAHKYGSFDVAFLPINAAILEIPGLPKQSQLPACMGPEEAVEAAYLLGVKSLIPIHYNTFHNPPYYIETENALARMHERAVTRGVGTRVLQPAETIEL from the coding sequence ATGATCATTACAAAACTGAACTGGGCGGGTGTTTTGGTTCAGGTCAATGAAACCACTATTTTAATCGATCCATTAGGTGACACTGTTCAGAATCAGGGTAAGCCATTGGTTGCTCAATTTGGAGCACCGCAAGAGGATATTATTCCTCTAACCAGTTTACCTAGACCGGATGCTATTCTTATCACCCATGCTCACAGTGATCATTTTTCACCCAAAACACTGTTGGACACATTTGGCGCTGAAGTACCGGTATTTATGCCGCACGACTCGCTTGCTATGGCCGGTAAAGCTGGATTTACCAAGCTTAAAGGATTGTCTGTAGGCGAAACTGCTGCAGTTGGTTCGGTGACTGTCTCCGCCACCTATTCCATAGATGGCTTTGGCAGTCCGCAAGTGGCTTGGATTGTTGAAGGAGAAGGGAAAAAGATTATTCATTGTGGAGATACGCTTTGGCATGGATATTGGTTAAATATAGCTCATAAGTACGGATCTTTTGATGTGGCCTTTTTGCCAATTAACGCAGCGATTTTAGAGATCCCTGGCTTACCCAAACAAAGCCAACTGCCTGCCTGCATGGGACCAGAAGAAGCGGTGGAAGCGGCGTATTTATTAGGTGTAAAAAGTCTAATCCCAATCCACTATAACACTTTCCACAATCCGCCCTATTATATAGAGACAGAGAATGCCTTAGCCCGTATGCATGAGAGAGCTGTTACGAGAGGGGTAGGAACGAGAGTTCTGCAGCCTGCTGAGACCATAGAACTATAA
- a CDS encoding winged helix-turn-helix transcriptional regulator, whose translation MKGEDMSKKYNLACNIAKTLDIIGDRWTLLIIRDLLEGKNKFNEIKESLKGIAPNILSDRLQSLEKEGIIVSNLYSQHPPRFEYKLTKKGEDLRHVIHALGIWGNKYLSPTYFELVHKQCGHQVQVQYFCPNCNATVKDIHYVKAATSNSNLSS comes from the coding sequence ATGAAAGGAGAAGACATGAGTAAAAAATACAATTTAGCCTGTAATATTGCTAAAACGCTAGATATAATAGGAGACCGCTGGACCTTGTTAATCATTCGTGATTTATTAGAGGGAAAAAATAAATTTAATGAAATAAAAGAATCATTGAAAGGGATTGCACCTAATATCCTTTCAGACAGATTACAAAGCTTAGAAAAGGAAGGAATCATAGTGTCAAACTTATATAGTCAACACCCTCCCCGATTTGAATACAAGCTGACAAAAAAAGGAGAAGACTTAAGGCATGTTATTCACGCCTTGGGTATATGGGGCAACAAATACTTATCGCCAACATATTTTGAATTGGTCCATAAGCAATGTGGACATCAGGTGCAGGTGCAATATTTTTGCCCGAATTGTAACGCAACAGTAAAAGATATCCATTATGTCAAAGCTGCCACTAGTAACTCAAACTTGTCGTCGTAA
- a CDS encoding septation ring formation regulator EzrA produces the protein MQTVQQQALIEGGDPAMSLNITVLLNITVLLVILVFLLYFAGLLYRRRIYRHVDKLEQWKIDIENRPVAEELARLKSLKMAGETEASFEKWKGQWEEIVTVILPDLEETLIDIEDYALRFRFVTCHRLIQTAQEKLWDVEETLETIKEEIDQLTESEKGNREKMTVLHEQLQELKRLLQKHAMGLGISYPVWYDKYKQAADWYNEFQEAHNNGNYLQAQELLNKVDLTCQELYEAIEVCPNIIRTIEHDIPRKLKEVEDAIQEMKSKGYQVDHTGAEEQLAEMLKAKHQVVAYMQNGEIDNMKQWQDHVLEGIEEIYQRLEQEVENKAYVVENIGQLDARHAALMEKFNELKRTVGDFKLSYSWDNEWESKHDALQKMFKAMQHTYDALKVDPDKIDQLYPTLKPELERYFTNYEQLLEKTASFEEEIQTIRKDELDAKEEAQDLKRNLTKVRAHLRKSNLPGLPDHVQSGLNIATEALQELQASLEQAPIDMNRVQYQLKEARSQVQSIAQVASTVIELAHRSELLIQYGNRFRREHAEVREILEGAEQAFRDLQFREAVELAEQALDLADRNWRKKLEEKQSVSV, from the coding sequence TTGCAAACAGTACAACAACAAGCGTTGATTGAAGGTGGAGATCCTGCTATGTCGCTGAATATAACAGTATTGCTGAATATAACAGTATTATTGGTCATTCTTGTTTTTTTGCTTTATTTTGCAGGTTTGCTTTACCGCCGGCGCATTTACCGGCACGTGGATAAGCTGGAGCAATGGAAGATTGACATCGAAAACCGTCCAGTAGCCGAAGAACTGGCACGGTTAAAAAGCTTAAAGATGGCAGGTGAAACGGAAGCCAGCTTTGAGAAGTGGAAGGGGCAGTGGGAAGAAATTGTCACGGTTATCCTGCCTGATTTGGAAGAAACCTTGATTGATATTGAAGATTATGCCTTGCGCTTTCGGTTTGTTACTTGTCACCGGCTGATCCAAACAGCCCAAGAAAAATTGTGGGATGTAGAAGAGACATTAGAAACCATTAAGGAAGAGATTGATCAACTGACAGAGAGTGAAAAAGGCAACCGGGAAAAAATGACTGTTCTGCACGAACAATTACAAGAATTGAAACGTTTGTTGCAAAAGCACGCCATGGGGCTGGGGATCTCATATCCGGTATGGTATGACAAGTACAAACAAGCTGCTGACTGGTATAATGAATTTCAAGAAGCCCACAACAACGGTAATTATCTCCAGGCCCAAGAACTGCTCAACAAGGTGGATCTCACTTGTCAGGAGCTGTATGAAGCCATTGAAGTTTGCCCAAATATTATTCGTACCATCGAGCATGATATCCCCCGTAAACTTAAAGAAGTCGAAGATGCGATACAGGAAATGAAAAGTAAAGGTTACCAGGTAGACCACACCGGAGCAGAAGAGCAATTGGCCGAAATGCTGAAAGCGAAGCATCAAGTAGTCGCTTACATGCAAAACGGGGAAATAGACAATATGAAACAATGGCAGGACCATGTGCTGGAAGGGATTGAAGAGATCTATCAGCGCTTGGAACAAGAAGTGGAGAACAAGGCATATGTGGTTGAGAACATCGGGCAATTGGATGCCAGACACGCAGCCTTAATGGAAAAATTTAATGAGCTGAAGCGTACAGTAGGCGATTTTAAACTTTCTTACTCCTGGGATAATGAATGGGAAAGCAAACATGACGCACTGCAAAAAATGTTTAAGGCCATGCAGCATACTTATGATGCACTCAAAGTGGATCCTGACAAAATAGATCAGCTCTATCCCACTTTAAAGCCCGAGTTGGAGCGTTACTTTACTAATTATGAACAATTATTGGAGAAAACCGCTTCTTTCGAAGAAGAGATTCAAACGATCCGTAAGGATGAGCTCGATGCCAAAGAGGAAGCTCAGGATTTGAAGCGGAATCTGACTAAAGTAAGGGCCCATCTTCGCAAGAGCAACCTGCCAGGTCTGCCAGATCATGTGCAGTCCGGTCTGAACATTGCTACTGAGGCTTTACAGGAACTACAGGCATCATTGGAACAGGCCCCGATCGATATGAATCGTGTTCAGTATCAGTTGAAAGAAGCCAGATCACAGGTGCAGTCCATTGCTCAAGTCGCCTCAACCGTCATCGAATTAGCCCACAGGTCAGAGCTGCTCATTCAATACGGGAACCGATTCCGCCGGGAACATGCTGAAGTGAGAGAAATCCTGGAGGGGGCTGAACAGGCTTTCAGGGATCTGCAGTTTAGGGAAGCAGTTGAACTGGCGGAACAGGCTTTGGATCTGGCTGACCGCAACTGGCGGAAAAAACTAGAGGAAAAACAGAGTGTTTCGGTTTAA
- the refZ gene encoding forespore capture DNA-binding protein RefZ, whose protein sequence is MDELTRGDSIVGSREQKKAKERIKEAALELFYYQGFHSTTVRQIARRADVNPAMISYYFKGKKGLLEQLMVQFYEGYFNVIEQHQAGDTGEKSSLVQLSAYQRLITTLTASFDYLFEHYHMTRFIYRELTIDSTLIREIMTVYLSREKYYYMTLLEELKEAGDLRSGDIEMMTLQLLNTLYMPFLQPQVIREVYYIEPHSHEFKQRYLEQLNFSVENRCR, encoded by the coding sequence GTGGATGAGCTTACAAGGGGGGATTCCATAGTGGGCAGCCGGGAACAGAAAAAGGCGAAAGAACGGATTAAGGAAGCGGCACTGGAACTCTTTTACTACCAGGGATTCCACTCAACCACAGTACGCCAAATTGCCCGGCGGGCTGACGTCAACCCGGCGATGATTTCATATTATTTCAAGGGGAAGAAAGGGCTGCTCGAACAGTTGATGGTCCAATTTTATGAGGGTTATTTTAATGTGATTGAACAACATCAGGCGGGGGATACTGGGGAAAAATCCAGCCTGGTACAATTGTCTGCCTATCAGCGCTTGATCACCACCCTCACAGCCAGCTTTGACTACCTGTTTGAACATTATCACATGACCCGGTTTATTTACCGGGAGTTAACGATCGACTCCACATTGATTAGAGAAATTATGACGGTTTACCTAAGCAGAGAGAAATATTATTACATGACCTTGCTTGAAGAGTTAAAAGAAGCTGGGGATTTGAGGAGCGGTGATATTGAGATGATGACCTTGCAGCTGCTCAATACATTGTATATGCCATTCTTACAGCCCCAAGTCATCCGCGAGGTCTATTATATTGAACCCCATTCCCATGAGTTTAAGCAGCGCTATTTGGAACAACTAAATTTTTCTGTAGAAAATCGTTGTCGATAG
- a CDS encoding AtuA-related protein, which yields MAKVQLRYVAQARSGDKGNTCDLGLFAKTKEMYEVFKREVTAEKVKAHFEPLVEGEVSRYEVDNVYALKFVLEDALGGGAPSSLRTDNLGKSFGSNLLRLEIEVPDELLTGEHCIKVPPGKT from the coding sequence GTGGCCAAAGTGCAATTGCGTTATGTAGCTCAAGCCCGTTCCGGGGATAAGGGCAACACCTGTGACTTGGGCTTGTTTGCCAAAACAAAAGAGATGTATGAGGTGTTTAAACGGGAAGTAACGGCAGAAAAGGTTAAAGCCCATTTTGAGCCTCTGGTGGAGGGGGAGGTCAGCCGCTATGAGGTGGACAATGTGTATGCTCTCAAATTTGTCCTTGAAGATGCCCTGGGTGGAGGGGCTCCGTCATCTTTACGGACAGATAATCTTGGCAAATCATTCGGCTCCAATTTGCTCCGTCTGGAGATTGAAGTACCCGATGAACTGTTAACCGGGGAACATTGCATAAAAGTGCCTCCTGGTAAAACGTAG
- a CDS encoding acyclic terpene utilization AtuA family protein, with protein MKKVRVGAGQGFYGDTIYGALNMAKFGNVQYICFDCLAELTMAILQKDRQKDPSKGYTKDITVTAKQLLPFVKEKGIKLITNAGGINPEGARDEVVRIAKELGIEGIKVGIATGDNIYPILDELQAKGISFADYETGELFTKSKADILFASAYLGAWPIVECLKQGADIVITGRTTDTAQFLAPMIYELDWAEDDWDKLALGVLLGHLMECSGQATGGNFSGDWWNIPDMENIGYPIAEVYEDGRAVITKPDNTGGRVSIDTLKEQFLYEIHNPSHYVTPDVIADFSAARFEEIGKNRVQISGVKGKPKPPTLKAIMGYPNGYMGAGMIGYSWPDALKKAQKVDEIIRKQIELYELQVNDIHTEYIGYNSIHGPLAHPVDEDKLNEVYVRIAVHTNTKEEAVQFGRLFPPLALNGPPFVGGLANLYSVRQLLGLWSVLIPRDEIESRVKINVEEV; from the coding sequence TTGAAAAAGGTCAGAGTGGGAGCCGGACAGGGATTTTATGGCGATACCATCTACGGTGCCCTGAACATGGCCAAATTTGGCAATGTCCAGTATATTTGCTTTGACTGCCTGGCAGAACTAACGATGGCTATCTTGCAGAAAGACCGTCAAAAAGATCCGAGCAAAGGTTACACCAAAGACATCACTGTGACAGCCAAACAGCTGCTGCCATTTGTAAAAGAGAAAGGTATCAAATTGATTACCAATGCAGGTGGCATTAATCCCGAGGGTGCCAGGGACGAAGTGGTGCGTATTGCCAAGGAGTTAGGCATCGAAGGGATTAAGGTAGGTATTGCCACAGGAGACAATATTTACCCCATTCTCGATGAACTACAGGCCAAAGGGATCTCCTTTGCTGATTATGAAACAGGGGAACTGTTCACCAAATCAAAAGCAGACATTTTGTTTGCCAGTGCCTATCTGGGAGCCTGGCCCATTGTAGAATGTTTGAAGCAGGGTGCTGACATTGTCATTACTGGCCGGACGACAGACACTGCCCAGTTTTTGGCCCCCATGATCTATGAGCTGGACTGGGCCGAAGATGACTGGGACAAATTGGCCCTGGGTGTGCTGCTGGGCCACTTGATGGAGTGCTCCGGCCAGGCTACAGGAGGGAACTTCAGCGGGGATTGGTGGAACATTCCCGACATGGAGAACATCGGCTATCCCATTGCCGAAGTGTATGAAGACGGGAGAGCTGTGATCACCAAGCCGGATAACACAGGGGGCAGAGTCTCCATTGACACCTTGAAAGAGCAGTTCTTGTATGAAATTCATAATCCTTCCCATTATGTCACACCTGATGTAATCGCCGATTTTTCCGCTGCCCGGTTTGAAGAGATAGGAAAGAACCGGGTGCAAATCTCTGGTGTGAAAGGAAAACCCAAGCCACCGACCTTAAAGGCGATCATGGGCTATCCCAATGGTTACATGGGGGCGGGTATGATCGGTTACTCCTGGCCTGATGCCTTAAAGAAAGCGCAGAAAGTGGATGAAATCATCCGCAAGCAGATTGAGCTGTATGAACTGCAAGTGAATGATATTCACACCGAATATATTGGCTACAATTCTATTCACGGTCCGCTCGCTCATCCTGTGGATGAAGATAAGTTGAATGAGGTGTATGTGCGTATTGCCGTGCACACCAATACCAAAGAGGAAGCGGTACAATTCGGCCGGCTCTTCCCGCCGCTTGCCCTAAACGGACCACCGTTTGTTGGCGGTTTGGCCAATCTGTACTCCGTGCGCCAATTGCTAGGTTTATGGTCTGTTTTGATCCCAAGGGATGAAATCGAGTCACGCGTGAAGATTAACGTGGAGGAGGTCTGA
- the rpsD gene encoding 30S ribosomal protein S4, giving the protein MSRYTGPTWKISRRLGISLTGTGKELQKRPYPPGQHGPTQRKKLSEYGIQLQEKQKLRHMYGLNERQFRNLFDKASRMSGIVGENFLILLESRLDNLVYRLGFARTRRAARQLVNHGHITVNGQKVDIPSYQCKPGDVIGLREKSKDLAVVKEALEERDYLPDYLAFDENNMEGTYIRLPERSELPSEIQESLIVEFYSR; this is encoded by the coding sequence ATGTCTCGTTATACAGGTCCAACTTGGAAAATCAGCCGCCGTCTGGGAATCTCCCTGACTGGCACAGGCAAAGAGTTACAAAAGCGTCCTTATCCTCCGGGACAACATGGTCCTACTCAGCGCAAAAAATTAAGTGAGTATGGCATTCAGCTGCAAGAAAAGCAAAAATTGCGCCATATGTACGGATTAAATGAACGTCAATTCCGTAACTTATTTGACAAAGCAAGCAGAATGTCCGGTATCGTGGGTGAAAACTTCTTGATCTTGCTTGAATCCCGCTTGGACAACCTTGTTTACCGTCTGGGCTTTGCCCGCACCCGCCGTGCGGCCCGCCAGCTTGTTAACCATGGCCACATCACGGTGAATGGCCAGAAAGTGGACATCCCCTCCTATCAATGCAAACCGGGTGATGTCATCGGCCTGCGTGAAAAAAGCAAAGACCTTGCGGTAGTTAAAGAGGCTCTGGAAGAGCGTGACTATCTGCCAGATTATCTTGCTTTTGATGAAAACAACATGGAAGGTACTTACATTCGTCTGCCAGAGCGCAGCGAATTACCTTCCGAAATTCAAGAATCACTTATTGTTGAGTTCTACTCCCGTTAA